One window from the genome of Candidatus Manganitrophaceae bacterium encodes:
- the sucC gene encoding ADP-forming succinate--CoA ligase subunit beta → MNIHEYQAKALFAQYKVPVPKGGVAFSAKEAVSIAESLDTPICVVKAQIHAGGRGKAGGVKLAKKKENVAEIAKELLGKILVTHQTGPQGKEVKKLLVEEGVDIAKELYVSWVADRGTGTVVLIASTEGGVDIEKVAEESPEKLVKLSIDPVFGYQAYQGRSVAFKLALPKEVIGQWAALLGNLYRFFIEKGATQIEVNPLIITQQNTLIAIDAKVNFDDTTLFKNEDIRKLRDLDEEDPLETRATEHGLNYIKLDGQIACMVNGAGLAMSTMDVIQLAGGSPANFLDVGGGASEETVKQAFQILLSDPNVKGVFVSIFGGIVRCERIAGGIINAAKEISLNVPLVVRLEGTHAKEAKEMLSESGLNLIVADTLWDGAQKIVAAVK, encoded by the coding sequence ATGAATATCCATGAATATCAGGCAAAGGCACTTTTTGCTCAGTACAAGGTTCCTGTTCCAAAGGGAGGGGTTGCTTTTTCGGCGAAGGAGGCTGTTTCCATTGCTGAAAGTCTTGATACCCCCATCTGTGTTGTGAAAGCGCAGATTCATGCCGGTGGACGGGGAAAGGCCGGGGGTGTGAAACTGGCGAAGAAAAAAGAGAATGTTGCAGAGATAGCCAAAGAACTCCTGGGCAAAATACTGGTTACGCACCAGACGGGTCCTCAAGGAAAAGAGGTTAAGAAACTTTTGGTCGAAGAAGGGGTTGATATCGCGAAAGAGCTTTATGTGAGTTGGGTTGCCGATCGGGGAACGGGAACGGTCGTCCTGATTGCCAGCACCGAAGGTGGTGTGGATATTGAGAAAGTGGCGGAAGAATCCCCTGAAAAGCTCGTAAAGCTTTCTATTGATCCGGTTTTTGGATATCAAGCTTACCAGGGAAGGTCTGTCGCATTCAAGCTGGCCCTTCCAAAAGAGGTCATCGGGCAATGGGCGGCGCTTCTGGGCAATCTTTATCGCTTCTTTATTGAAAAGGGCGCCACACAAATTGAAGTCAACCCCCTTATTATTACCCAGCAGAATACCCTGATCGCCATAGACGCGAAGGTTAACTTTGATGACACAACCCTTTTTAAAAATGAAGATATCCGCAAGCTTCGGGATCTGGATGAAGAAGATCCTCTCGAGACAAGGGCGACAGAGCATGGTCTGAACTATATCAAGCTGGATGGACAGATAGCTTGTATGGTGAATGGTGCGGGGTTGGCGATGTCCACGATGGATGTGATTCAATTGGCGGGCGGTTCACCGGCGAATTTTCTGGATGTAGGAGGCGGCGCGTCGGAAGAAACCGTCAAACAGGCGTTTCAGATTCTGTTGTCCGATCCGAATGTGAAAGGGGTCTTTGTGAGTATCTTCGGAGGGATTGTTCGTTGCGAGCGGATCGCGGGGGGAATCATTAATGCGGCCAAAGAGATCTCTCTCAATGTGCCATTGGTTGTCCGACTAGAGGGAACGCACGCCAAAGAAGCGAAGGAAATGCTGAGCGAGTCGGGCCTCAACCTGATTGTTGCGGATACATTATGGGATGGGGCGCAGAAAATTGTTGCAGCAGTGAAGTAA
- a CDS encoding 4Fe-4S ferredoxin codes for MGKTPSPRGGMMSRSITIEFDGAPHYVPEGITVIQAMWHLGHPMIRGIGCLNGVCGACTITMRSPSQGESRTALACQTMVEDSMSFTFLPPDASKKAITPLSAEVPDEKKLLHFYPETKRCVACQACTTICPQGIDVMGGVRAAINGEISAVAERFTSCVMCGLCSMVCDARIRPHRVGILARRLSVAAHPGSTEQLYVRIDEINTGRYKEEWERVMSS; via the coding sequence ATGGGAAAAACTCCTTCCCCCCGCGGGGGGATGATGAGTCGGTCTATTACGATTGAGTTTGACGGGGCCCCACATTATGTCCCGGAAGGCATTACGGTGATTCAGGCCATGTGGCATCTTGGTCACCCGATGATCCGGGGGATCGGATGCCTGAATGGTGTCTGCGGGGCCTGTACGATTACGATGCGCTCTCCCAGCCAGGGTGAAAGTCGAACAGCCTTGGCCTGCCAGACGATGGTGGAAGATTCGATGTCATTCACCTTCCTTCCGCCGGATGCGTCTAAAAAGGCGATTACCCCGCTTTCAGCAGAAGTGCCGGACGAAAAGAAACTTCTTCATTTTTATCCGGAGACAAAACGCTGTGTTGCCTGCCAGGCCTGTACCACCATCTGTCCTCAGGGAATTGATGTGATGGGGGGTGTGCGTGCCGCGATTAATGGTGAAATTTCTGCGGTGGCGGAAAGATTTACCTCCTGCGTGATGTGCGGACTGTGTTCAATGGTCTGTGATGCGCGTATCCGGCCACATCGGGTCGGGATTTTAGCCCGGCGTCTTTCCGTCGCAGCACATCCTGGGTCGACTGAACAACTCTACGTCCGAATTGACGAGATCAACACGGGAAGATACAAGGAAGAATGGGAACGCGTGATGTCATCATGA
- the sucD gene encoding succinate--CoA ligase subunit alpha produces MSILVDKNTRVLVQGITGKEGSFHAADCKSYGTQVVAGVTPGKGGADFEGIPVYNTVEEAIHQTGADVALIFVPPPFAADAIMESAHAGMRLIIAITEGIPVLDMMKVKQFLADKPVRLIGPNCPGVITPGECKIGIMPGFIHKKGSVGVVSRSGTLTYEAVWQLTERGLGQSTCIGIGGDPVNGTHFVDVLEMFEKDEETEAIVLIGEIGGDAEELAAEYIKKEVNKPVVSFIAGITAPPGRRMGHAGAIISGGKGTALDKMAALESAGVTVVKNPALIGEAIEKVLQK; encoded by the coding sequence ATGAGTATCTTGGTTGACAAAAATACACGTGTTCTGGTCCAAGGGATTACTGGAAAAGAAGGTTCGTTCCACGCCGCAGACTGTAAGTCTTATGGAACACAAGTTGTCGCGGGTGTCACCCCGGGAAAAGGGGGAGCCGATTTTGAGGGGATTCCTGTCTATAACACGGTGGAGGAGGCGATCCATCAGACCGGAGCAGATGTCGCCCTCATTTTTGTCCCGCCGCCTTTTGCCGCGGATGCCATTATGGAATCAGCCCATGCCGGGATGCGACTTATTATCGCGATCACTGAAGGCATTCCTGTACTCGACATGATGAAGGTCAAGCAGTTCCTCGCAGACAAGCCGGTTCGTTTGATTGGACCGAATTGCCCCGGGGTGATTACTCCGGGAGAGTGCAAGATCGGGATTATGCCCGGATTTATCCATAAAAAGGGTTCTGTCGGTGTGGTCTCCCGGAGCGGGACCTTGACTTATGAAGCGGTCTGGCAATTGACGGAGCGTGGCCTGGGTCAGTCCACCTGTATCGGAATCGGAGGCGATCCGGTCAACGGGACTCATTTTGTGGATGTGCTAGAAATGTTTGAGAAAGATGAAGAGACCGAGGCGATTGTTCTCATCGGTGAAATCGGCGGAGATGCAGAGGAACTGGCGGCGGAATACATTAAGAAAGAAGTCAACAAGCCGGTCGTTTCCTTTATCGCCGGGATCACGGCTCCTCCGGGCCGAAGGATGGGACATGCCGGGGCCATCATCTCGGGAGGAAAAGGAACGGCGTTAGATAAGATGGCCGCGCTTGAATCCGCGGGTGTGACGGTGGTCAAGAATCCTGCCCTGATCGGTGAGGCCATCGAGAAGGTCCTTCAGAAGTAA
- a CDS encoding aconitate hydratase, with protein MSIESIKKLYQSMPERLVQARKKFGRPLTLAEKILVSHADNFENQDWERGKAQLLLRPDRVAMQDATAQMAMLQFIQADKKRVAVPSSIHCDHLIRAQSGAKEDIEIAINENREVYDFLGSAAKKYGIGFWKPGAGIIHQVVLENYAFPGGLIIGTDSHTPNGGGLGMLAIGVGGADAGEVMAGLPWEVLHPKLLGVCLTGSLNGWTAPKDVILHLLGLLTTKGGTNKIVEYFGPGTETISATGKGTITNMGAELGATTSVFPYDAKMAAYLKLTERADIAALADEHSELLRADPEVLASPEDYFDQVVEINLSELEPYVVGPHSPDLARTISKLASEAKEKNYPQEVKAALIGSCTNSSYEDISRSAHIAQQGLKAGLKAKVQFLVTPGSVRVYETIKRDGFLETFEKMGGTVLANACGPCIGQWKREDVQKGEANSIISSYNRNFPGRNDANPETLSFLSSPEIVTAMAFSGDLHFNPLTDTLRTSDGTEIRFEPPHGEELPPSGFANAEGGYIAPVDNGDEVKVEISASSKRLQLLKPFPKWDGQDLSRLSLLLKVKGKCTTDHISPAGPWLRYRGHLDQISDNMFLGANNVFTSEAGKANDIFSGEGNLTPSAVARRYKAKGIGMIVVGDENYGEGSSREHAAMSPRFLGVQAVITKSFARIHETNLKKQGVLPLTFVNPDDWDKIGEKDKVSVVGLSELVPGKPVELIIHKSGGEEVSIQADHSMTVDQVGWFKAGSALNALAK; from the coding sequence ATGTCTATCGAATCAATTAAGAAGCTTTATCAATCCATGCCGGAACGCCTTGTTCAGGCCCGAAAGAAGTTTGGACGTCCGCTGACTCTGGCGGAGAAAATACTGGTGTCCCACGCGGATAATTTTGAAAATCAAGACTGGGAGCGAGGAAAGGCACAGCTCCTTCTGCGACCGGACCGGGTGGCGATGCAGGATGCGACGGCCCAGATGGCAATGCTGCAGTTTATCCAAGCAGACAAGAAACGGGTCGCGGTCCCAAGTTCTATTCATTGCGACCATCTGATTCGTGCCCAGAGCGGCGCCAAGGAAGATATCGAAATTGCCATCAATGAGAACCGGGAGGTTTATGATTTTCTCGGTTCCGCAGCGAAGAAATACGGAATTGGGTTTTGGAAACCAGGGGCCGGAATCATTCATCAGGTTGTTCTCGAAAACTATGCCTTTCCTGGCGGTTTGATCATTGGAACCGATTCGCATACCCCGAACGGTGGCGGGTTGGGAATGCTTGCCATTGGTGTGGGGGGGGCGGATGCAGGTGAGGTCATGGCCGGTCTACCCTGGGAGGTTCTTCATCCCAAGCTTCTTGGTGTCTGCCTGACCGGATCACTTAATGGCTGGACGGCGCCCAAGGATGTGATTCTCCACCTTTTGGGACTCTTGACGACAAAGGGGGGAACGAACAAGATTGTCGAGTATTTTGGTCCGGGGACCGAGACAATCAGTGCCACGGGCAAAGGAACCATTACCAACATGGGAGCGGAATTAGGGGCAACCACCTCAGTCTTTCCCTATGATGCCAAGATGGCGGCCTATTTAAAGTTGACGGAACGCGCTGACATTGCGGCGCTGGCCGACGAACATTCTGAACTTTTAAGGGCTGATCCAGAGGTTTTGGCTTCACCGGAAGACTATTTTGACCAAGTGGTCGAGATCAATCTCTCCGAATTAGAACCCTATGTGGTCGGGCCGCATAGTCCTGATCTTGCGCGTACAATATCGAAGTTGGCATCAGAGGCCAAAGAAAAAAACTACCCACAAGAGGTGAAAGCTGCGCTGATCGGGAGCTGTACCAACTCTTCCTATGAAGATATCTCCCGCTCTGCACATATCGCACAACAGGGTTTGAAGGCCGGGCTGAAGGCAAAGGTGCAATTCCTTGTCACCCCGGGTTCTGTACGGGTCTACGAAACGATAAAGCGAGATGGTTTCCTGGAAACCTTTGAGAAAATGGGCGGAACAGTCCTTGCGAATGCCTGTGGTCCCTGCATCGGGCAATGGAAACGCGAAGATGTTCAAAAAGGCGAAGCCAACTCCATCATCAGCTCATACAACCGTAATTTCCCTGGCCGGAACGACGCCAACCCTGAAACACTTTCTTTTTTGAGCAGTCCTGAGATTGTGACGGCGATGGCCTTTTCCGGCGATCTTCACTTTAATCCCTTAACCGATACCCTGAGGACATCCGATGGGACGGAAATTCGGTTTGAACCGCCCCATGGGGAGGAGCTTCCTCCCAGCGGTTTTGCAAATGCGGAGGGAGGATACATTGCTCCTGTAGACAACGGAGATGAAGTAAAAGTTGAGATATCCGCCAGTAGTAAGCGATTGCAATTGCTAAAACCCTTTCCAAAGTGGGACGGGCAGGATCTTTCAAGGCTGTCGCTCCTCCTCAAGGTGAAGGGAAAATGTACGACAGATCATATTTCTCCGGCAGGTCCCTGGCTGAGATATCGAGGACATCTTGATCAGATTAGTGACAATATGTTCCTTGGCGCAAACAATGTCTTTACCTCTGAAGCGGGGAAGGCCAACGATATTTTTTCCGGAGAGGGTAATCTGACGCCTTCAGCGGTGGCAAGACGGTATAAGGCAAAGGGTATCGGGATGATCGTTGTCGGTGATGAAAATTACGGTGAAGGAAGTTCTCGTGAACATGCTGCGATGTCTCCGCGTTTTCTCGGGGTTCAGGCGGTGATTACGAAAAGTTTTGCGCGTATTCATGAGACGAACCTGAAAAAACAAGGGGTCTTGCCCTTAACCTTTGTAAATCCTGATGACTGGGATAAAATTGGAGAAAAAGACAAGGTGAGCGTGGTCGGTTTGTCGGAGTTGGTCCCTGGAAAGCCGGTCGAACTCATTATTCATAAATCGGGCGGAGAAGAGGTCTCCATTCAGGCAGATCACAGTATGACTGTTGATCAAGTCGGGTGGTTTAAGGCGGGTTCCGCACTCAATGCGTTGGCAAAGTAA
- a CDS encoding 4Fe-4S ferredoxin: MTPLPVKSETNRLIKVEIMGKVYEIPAGLTMLQAMWHTGYELLRGAGCLGGICGACSTTYRTEGDIKIKTCLACQTEVEDGMSFSLVYTYYPNRKIPYDFDKVKDPKQDLFRFYPEAALCRNCDACTEACPKGIDVRTAVWEAALGRFDKCSEHFLPCVMCSLCVPVCIADIAPNQVGLYVRRSQGIFFNERPPQLLTRIEEIRKGKFESEWEKLLPPAGG; encoded by the coding sequence ATGACCCCTCTTCCTGTCAAGAGTGAGACGAATCGCTTGATTAAAGTCGAGATTATGGGGAAGGTTTATGAGATTCCCGCCGGATTGACGATGCTGCAGGCGATGTGGCATACCGGTTATGAGTTGCTTCGCGGAGCGGGTTGCCTGGGCGGGATCTGCGGGGCGTGTTCGACGACTTACCGGACAGAAGGCGATATCAAGATCAAGACCTGCCTGGCCTGTCAGACTGAGGTTGAAGATGGGATGTCTTTTTCTCTGGTCTATACCTATTACCCAAATCGGAAGATCCCCTACGATTTCGATAAGGTTAAAGATCCGAAGCAGGATCTCTTCCGATTTTATCCCGAAGCGGCCCTCTGCCGGAACTGCGACGCATGTACAGAGGCCTGCCCCAAAGGGATTGATGTTCGGACCGCTGTCTGGGAAGCGGCCCTGGGAAGGTTTGATAAGTGTTCAGAGCATTTCCTTCCCTGTGTCATGTGCAGCCTCTGCGTCCCGGTTTGTATTGCAGATATCGCCCCCAATCAGGTGGGTCTTTATGTTCGCCGATCCCAGGGGATTTTTTTCAATGAACGTCCTCCCCAGCTCTTAACGCGGATCGAGGAGATTAGAAAAGGCAAGTTTGAATCGGAATGGGAAAAACTCCTTCCCCCCGCGGGGGGATGA
- a CDS encoding FAD-binding protein, with the protein MLMEKLGMDKIEESKNRVQALRASRKDIKWPLLSEEEKHHLVHQYHPDYKKEAYGEIRIGPNRGEKTVLEVVKLLEGESSIASESISLSAARQVDVLIIGGGGAGATAALSVKEAGASVLMATKLRLGDSNTVMAEGGMQVAISPDDSPIQHFMDSLRGGHMENDRTLLKTLVESGPSVAKWLLDIGVLFDREEDGNLSLRPGGGSSRARLLRCKDYTGLELMRVLKDAVLDEEIEVLEFSPVVELLTDGEGICTGAILKNLDNNKYLTVQAKTVILSTGGMGRLHIQGFPTSNHYGATADGLPIAYRAGAALTLQDTFQYHPTGAVYPEAMAGILVTEAIRSVGAQLVNSNGERFVNEMETRDAVASAVIRECQEGRGVETSSGRRGVWLDMPLVDLLNGEGTLKDRFPNMDRQYSRYKIDISKDPVLVYPTLHYQNGGIKINVDGESTLKGLFVAGEASGGIHGRNRLMGNSLLDIIVYGKRAGRAASLRASETEFRKLTLRHLEEYQKEQKSAGVVPQIVSPILFPDYVNKD; encoded by the coding sequence ATGCTCATGGAAAAATTGGGAATGGATAAGATAGAAGAGTCAAAGAACCGTGTCCAGGCGCTTCGCGCGTCTCGGAAAGATATAAAGTGGCCCCTCCTTTCCGAGGAGGAGAAGCATCATCTCGTACACCAGTACCACCCGGACTATAAAAAAGAAGCCTACGGGGAAATTCGAATTGGACCGAATCGAGGGGAAAAGACCGTTCTAGAAGTTGTAAAGCTTCTGGAGGGAGAAAGCAGCATCGCGTCGGAGTCCATCTCTCTGTCGGCAGCGCGTCAGGTCGATGTCTTGATCATTGGAGGCGGCGGGGCCGGGGCGACGGCGGCCTTAAGTGTAAAAGAAGCTGGAGCAAGCGTTCTCATGGCGACAAAGCTCCGCCTGGGGGATTCCAATACTGTGATGGCCGAAGGAGGGATGCAGGTTGCCATATCGCCTGATGATTCTCCTATACAGCATTTTATGGACTCGCTGCGTGGCGGACACATGGAGAATGATCGAACCCTCTTGAAGACGCTTGTGGAATCCGGGCCTTCGGTCGCAAAATGGTTGCTCGATATTGGTGTCCTGTTCGATCGTGAAGAAGATGGTAATTTGAGTCTGCGGCCTGGAGGGGGAAGCAGCCGGGCAAGATTACTTCGGTGTAAGGATTATACCGGACTCGAACTGATGCGGGTTTTGAAGGACGCCGTTCTTGATGAGGAAATAGAGGTGCTGGAATTTTCGCCGGTCGTTGAGCTTTTGACTGATGGAGAAGGAATCTGCACCGGGGCGATCCTGAAAAATCTGGACAACAACAAGTATCTGACCGTTCAAGCGAAGACAGTCATTCTGTCTACAGGAGGCATGGGCCGCCTGCATATTCAAGGCTTTCCAACCAGTAATCACTATGGGGCAACGGCCGATGGTCTTCCGATTGCGTACCGGGCTGGAGCCGCGCTGACCCTTCAGGATACTTTCCAGTATCACCCGACGGGTGCCGTCTATCCTGAGGCGATGGCCGGGATACTCGTGACGGAGGCGATCCGGTCGGTGGGTGCCCAACTGGTGAATTCGAACGGAGAACGCTTCGTGAACGAAATGGAAACACGAGATGCGGTCGCCTCGGCCGTGATCCGAGAATGTCAGGAAGGGCGGGGCGTCGAGACCTCATCCGGCCGACGTGGGGTCTGGCTTGATATGCCTTTGGTTGACCTCCTGAATGGGGAAGGTACACTGAAAGACCGGTTCCCGAACATGGACCGGCAATACAGTCGTTATAAAATCGACATCTCAAAAGACCCTGTCCTCGTTTATCCGACGCTCCATTACCAGAATGGCGGCATCAAGATCAATGTCGATGGGGAGTCGACCTTGAAGGGACTTTTTGTCGCCGGAGAAGCCTCTGGCGGAATTCACGGACGAAACCGACTGATGGGGAACTCCCTCCTTGATATTATTGTCTATGGAAAACGTGCGGGCCGAGCCGCATCACTGAGGGCATCGGAGACCGAGTTTCGAAAATTGACCCTCCGCCACCTGGAAGAATATCAAAAAGAACAAAAAAGTGCGGGTGTTGTGCCGCAGATCGTGTCGCCGATTCTTTTTCCGGATTATGTTAATAAGGATTAA